A region from the Lysobacter antibioticus genome encodes:
- a CDS encoding YadA-like family protein, whose amino-acid sequence MNRIYSVVWSRSLNRLVVASELAAPRGQAIGSGNRASYSAATLCAGILAALATMGAVGWSPAAQAQAVDCSGPPYNFYNGTASCMGFNSRASGTGATALGSLATAEVLGGVAVGYTARTTALNSISVGFGAYSTGANSLYLGARTAAGTGALGGGSIAIGTDVTSNADGSIAMGSVSRATGVVAVAFGDHSTAAGLRSVAMGYFANAAVLDTIAQGTGAFAGGQNAVAIGFQSIASNLNSLYLGSRTVAGTGSTGFGAIAIGTDVTASEQYAIAMGRLSAATGVDSAAIGPSASATALSSLALGAQANASAQTAIALGMTAAASGQGSMALGRSTVANNINAVALGASASATGAGASALGTLSSATGGNATAVGVSSTAGGNYAFAAGWGANASADNAIAAGRSALADSADAVAIGTSSTATGGRAVAIGAGNFASGNGAVAIGDPNTATGNGAIAQGLDNTATGNGSVAMGNTNMVGGGGQAVGVAGIAAQGAVGIGFQNTVVGQGSVAIGHTSRALAAGAVAFGDTAVANNARDVALGSGSTTAVAVATPSTTIDGVTYNFAGVAPTSTVSVGTAGNERTLTNVAAGRISGSSTDAINGSQLFATNQAIEAVATTASAGWNLSAQGANASNVAPGEAVDLHNTDGNIVVSKIAADDNVNFDLADAITVDSVSAGNSLLNSNGLTITGGPSITTTGINAGGLVIANVAPGVAATDAVNVSQLTDATTAVRTHYYSVNDNGTIGGNYNNDGAAGINALAAGVGASAATDGATAVGFGASAGAQAGDVALGSGSTTDTVVATTGDSIDGVAYGYAGIAPTSTVSVGAAGAERTITYVAAGRVSSASTDAINGSQLFATNQAVGALGGNLDQLGNSTAASLGGSSVYNPVTHTVTAGLAVGGNTYNNVQDALTQINDSASAGWNIAAGGNGGNIGPGETLTVAAGSNATVAYDDGTGTLTVGVVPDPSFNSVVVGNTTITTNGLTIAGGPSITNVGINAGGTAISNVAAGINGTDAVNLDQLNQAVTAGATHYYSVNDGGIAGGNYANNGATATGAIASGVNASATAVDAVAMGTGATAGDANSVALGAGSTTAAAVGTASATIAGTAYNFAGGAPVGTVSVGGVGAERTLTNVAAGRLSETSTDAVNGSQLHATNQAVNALDGRVTNVEGDIANLSGTINGFDGRITQVEGNVANLTNTVNTFDGRITGVQNGSDGMFQVSQEDAVVKPRPTGTNASAGGDGAVASGNNALAVGNQSTASGSGSTAVGTGATAIHANSVALGAGSATTVGAQRGYNAAYVGSSNSTGEVNMGGRTLTGVAPGIAGTDAVNVSQLNAGVNHAVDQSKAYTDARFEQFDNDVWALRKDFRAGTSSAMAMAGLPQAYLPGKSMLAVAAGGYQGEYGMAVGLSGITENGRWVYKAQASGNTARDWGFSVGAGIQW is encoded by the coding sequence ATGAACAGAATCTACAGCGTGGTATGGAGCCGGTCGCTCAATCGGCTGGTGGTCGCTTCGGAACTGGCCGCGCCGCGCGGCCAAGCCATCGGCAGCGGTAACAGGGCTTCGTATTCGGCGGCGACGTTGTGCGCCGGGATCCTGGCCGCGCTGGCGACGATGGGCGCGGTGGGGTGGTCCCCGGCCGCGCAGGCGCAGGCGGTGGATTGCAGCGGGCCGCCGTACAACTTCTACAACGGCACCGCCTCGTGCATGGGCTTCAACTCGCGCGCGTCCGGGACTGGCGCGACCGCGCTGGGCTCGCTCGCGACCGCCGAGGTGCTCGGCGGGGTCGCGGTCGGCTATACCGCGCGCACCACCGCGCTGAACTCGATCTCGGTCGGGTTCGGGGCCTATTCCACCGGCGCCAATTCCCTCTACCTCGGCGCGCGCACCGCGGCCGGGACCGGCGCGCTGGGCGGCGGCTCGATCGCCATCGGCACCGACGTGACCTCGAACGCCGACGGCTCCATCGCCATGGGCAGCGTATCGCGCGCGACCGGAGTGGTCGCCGTGGCCTTCGGCGACCACTCGACCGCGGCCGGACTGCGCAGCGTCGCCATGGGTTACTTCGCGAACGCCGCGGTGCTGGACACCATCGCCCAAGGCACAGGCGCCTTCGCCGGCGGCCAGAACGCCGTCGCGATCGGCTTCCAGTCGATCGCCTCCAACCTCAATTCGCTGTACCTGGGCTCGCGCACCGTCGCCGGCACCGGGTCCACCGGCTTCGGCGCCATTGCCATCGGCACCGATGTCACCGCTTCGGAGCAATACGCCATCGCGATGGGGCGGCTGAGCGCGGCCACGGGCGTCGACTCGGCCGCGATCGGGCCGAGCGCGAGCGCCACCGCACTGAGTTCGCTCGCGCTCGGCGCGCAGGCCAATGCCTCCGCACAGACGGCGATCGCGCTCGGCATGACCGCGGCCGCATCGGGCCAGGGCTCGATGGCGCTGGGCAGGAGCACGGTCGCCAACAACATCAATGCCGTCGCGCTCGGCGCCAGCGCCAGCGCCACCGGGGCCGGCGCGAGCGCCCTGGGCACCTTGTCCAGCGCCACCGGCGGCAACGCCACCGCGGTCGGCGTCAGCTCCACCGCGGGCGGCAATTACGCCTTCGCCGCCGGTTGGGGCGCCAACGCCAGCGCCGACAATGCCATCGCCGCCGGTCGCAGTGCGCTCGCCGATTCGGCCGATGCGGTCGCGATCGGCACCAGCTCGACCGCCACCGGCGGCCGCGCGGTCGCGATCGGCGCCGGCAACTTCGCCAGCGGCAACGGCGCGGTGGCGATCGGCGATCCGAACACCGCCACCGGCAACGGCGCGATCGCGCAGGGCCTCGACAACACCGCCACCGGCAACGGCTCGGTGGCGATGGGCAACACCAACATGGTCGGCGGCGGCGGCCAGGCCGTGGGCGTAGCCGGCATCGCCGCGCAGGGCGCGGTCGGCATCGGCTTCCAGAACACCGTGGTCGGCCAGGGCAGCGTCGCCATCGGCCACACCAGCCGTGCGCTGGCGGCCGGCGCAGTGGCTTTCGGCGACACCGCCGTGGCCAATAACGCACGCGACGTGGCGCTGGGCTCGGGATCGACGACGGCAGTCGCGGTCGCCACCCCGAGCACGACCATCGACGGGGTGACCTATAACTTCGCCGGTGTCGCACCGACCAGCACGGTCAGCGTGGGCACGGCCGGCAATGAGCGGACCCTCACCAACGTGGCGGCGGGCCGAATTTCCGGTTCGTCGACCGACGCCATCAACGGCTCGCAGCTGTTCGCGACCAACCAGGCGATCGAGGCGGTCGCGACCACCGCCAGCGCCGGCTGGAACCTCAGCGCACAGGGCGCCAACGCCAGCAACGTGGCGCCGGGCGAAGCCGTCGATCTGCACAACACCGACGGCAACATCGTGGTCAGCAAGATCGCGGCCGACGATAACGTCAACTTCGACCTGGCCGACGCCATCACCGTCGACAGCGTCAGCGCCGGCAACAGCCTGCTCAACAGCAACGGCCTGACCATCACCGGCGGTCCCAGCATCACCACGACCGGCATCAATGCCGGCGGTCTGGTCATCGCCAACGTAGCGCCCGGCGTGGCCGCTACCGATGCGGTCAACGTCAGTCAGTTGACCGACGCGACGACGGCCGTGCGGACGCATTACTACAGCGTCAACGACAACGGCACGATCGGCGGCAACTACAACAACGACGGCGCCGCCGGCATCAACGCATTGGCCGCGGGCGTCGGTGCCAGTGCCGCCACCGACGGCGCGACGGCCGTGGGCTTCGGCGCGAGCGCCGGCGCCCAGGCCGGCGATGTGGCGCTGGGTTCGGGCTCGACCACCGACACGGTGGTGGCGACGACCGGCGACAGCATCGACGGCGTCGCCTACGGCTACGCCGGCATCGCGCCGACCAGCACGGTCAGCGTCGGTGCCGCGGGCGCCGAGCGCACCATCACCTACGTCGCCGCAGGCCGGGTGTCGTCCGCCTCCACCGATGCGATCAACGGCTCGCAACTGTTCGCCACCAATCAGGCCGTAGGCGCGTTGGGCGGCAACCTCGACCAGTTGGGCAACAGCACGGCGGCCTCGCTGGGCGGCAGCTCGGTCTATAACCCGGTCACCCACACGGTAACCGCCGGGCTGGCGGTAGGCGGCAACACCTACAACAACGTGCAGGACGCGCTGACCCAGATCAACGACAGCGCCAGCGCCGGCTGGAACATCGCGGCCGGCGGCAACGGCGGCAATATCGGCCCGGGCGAAACCCTGACCGTGGCCGCCGGCAGCAATGCGACGGTCGCCTACGACGACGGCACCGGTACCTTGACGGTGGGCGTGGTGCCGGACCCGAGCTTCAACAGCGTGGTGGTGGGCAATACCACGATCACCACCAACGGCCTGACCATCGCCGGCGGCCCCAGCATCACCAACGTCGGCATCAACGCCGGGGGCACCGCCATCAGCAACGTCGCGGCCGGCATCAACGGCACCGATGCGGTGAACCTGGATCAGTTGAACCAGGCGGTGACGGCCGGTGCGACGCACTATTACAGCGTCAACGACGGCGGCATCGCCGGCGGCAACTACGCCAACAACGGCGCCACCGCGACCGGCGCCATCGCGTCGGGCGTCAACGCCAGCGCGACCGCGGTGGACGCGGTGGCGATGGGCACCGGCGCCACCGCCGGCGACGCCAACAGCGTGGCGCTCGGCGCAGGCTCGACCACCGCCGCGGCGGTGGGCACCGCCAGCGCCACCATCGCCGGTACGGCTTATAACTTCGCCGGCGGCGCACCGGTCGGCACGGTGAGCGTGGGCGGCGTCGGCGCCGAACGCACCCTCACCAACGTCGCCGCGGGCCGGTTGTCGGAGACCTCGACCGATGCGGTCAACGGCTCGCAGTTGCACGCGACCAATCAGGCCGTCAATGCGCTCGACGGTCGGGTCACCAACGTCGAAGGCGACATCGCCAATCTGAGCGGCACCATCAACGGCTTCGACGGCCGCATCACCCAGGTCGAAGGCAACGTGGCCAACCTGACCAACACCGTCAACACCTTCGACGGTCGCATCACCGGGGTGCAGAACGGCTCCGACGGCATGTTCCAGGTCAGCCAGGAAGACGCGGTGGTCAAGCCGCGCCCGACCGGCACCAACGCATCGGCCGGTGGCGACGGTGCGGTCGCCAGCGGCAACAACGCGCTGGCGGTCGGCAACCAGAGCACGGCCAGCGGCAGCGGCAGCACCGCCGTGGGCACCGGCGCGACCGCGATCCACGCCAACAGCGTCGCGCTCGGCGCCGGCTCGGCCACCACGGTCGGCGCGCAGCGCGGCTACAACGCCGCCTACGTGGGCAGCAGCAACTCCACCGGCGAGGTCAACATGGGCGGCCGCACCCTGACCGGCGTGGCGCCCGGCATCGCCGGCACCGATGCGGTCAACGTCAGCCAGCTCAACGCCGGCGTGAACCACGCCGTCGATCAGTCGAAGGCCTATACCGACGCGCGCTTCGAGCAGTTCGACAACGACGTATGGGCCCTGCGCAAGGATTTCCGCGCCGGCACCTCTTCGGCGATGGCGATGGCGGGCCTGCCGCAGGCCTATCTGCCGGGCAAGAGCATGCTCGCGGTGGCGGCCGGCGGTTATCAGGGCGAATACGGCATGGCGGTCGGCCTGTCGGGCATCACCGAGAACGGCCGCTGGGTCTATAAGGCCCAGGCCAGCGGCAACACCGCGCGCGACTGGGGCTTCTCGGTCGGTGCCGGCATCCAGTGGTGA